A section of the Humulus lupulus chromosome 2, drHumLupu1.1, whole genome shotgun sequence genome encodes:
- the LOC133816092 gene encoding mini zinc finger protein 2-like, giving the protein MRKRQVVVRREEISRSMAAAVRSVRYGECQKNHAAGVGGYAVDGCREFMASGEEGTTAALTCAACGCHRNFHRREVEASSTNHHEVVCDSCSSPSSSNGV; this is encoded by the coding sequence ATGAGGAAGAGGCAAGTGGTGGTCAGAAGAGAAGAAATTTCTAGAAGCATGGCGGCGGCGGTTCGGAGCGTGAGATACGGAGAGTGCCAGAAGAACCACGCTGCGGGTGTAGGAGGGTACGCTGTGGACGGCTGCAGAGAATTCATGGCCAGTGGAGAGGAAGGTACCACTGCTGCACTCACGTGCGCCGCATGCGGCTGCCACAGGAACTTTCACAGAAGGGAAGTTGAGGCCTCGAGCACTAATCATCATGAGGTAGTTTGCGACTCGTGttcttctccttcttcatccAATGGAGTATGA